Genomic window (Chitinophagales bacterium):
TAAAGATCCCTTTTTTCCTAAGCTCATTGCAGGCTCGCTGCTGACCGTAGGCCGGATAATCAAAGGCCATTCTGACAACGGCTTCTTCGACGGCCTGATCTACACGGTTTTTAAGGATCGGCTTACTGCGGCTGATCTCCTGCAATGCTACTTCCCCGCCTGTATCGTACAGCTGCTTTAAGCGATAGAAACTATCGCGGCTGTAGCCCATTACCTTACAAGCTTCAGATACATTGCCTAACTTCTGTGCTAACTTAAGCAGTCCTAATTTTGTTTTTACTAACTTGATTTCAGTTTTCATTTCTGACAGTTTAGGGGTTAATGAATTGTGTTAACTCAACTCTAAGTTAATCCCTGTCTGTCAGATTAAATGTTAGCTTTTACATCTAACCACACTGACCAAGAACAACAAACCGCCAACAAAAGTATTTAGAATTCTCAGGAGCGAGGGGAATGTAACGTGAACTGACGTAACTCTTTATTTCAGCCTCTCTTTCAAATCTAACCGGAATTTCCTTGCAGTGTCCTTTGCAATATCATAACCCGCATCTGCATGGCGGATGACGCCTATGGCAGGATCATTATTTAATACGCGTTTCAATCTCCGGTCTGCATCTTCCGATCCATCGCATACGATTACCATGCCTGCATGAATAGAATATCCCATGCCCACACCACCACCGTGATGTACACTTACCCAGCTTGCGCCGCCCGCAGTGTTGATCAATGCATTAAGAATTGGCCAGTCTGCAATGGCATCGCTGCCGTCTAGCATGGCTTCAGTCTCCCGGTTGGGCGACGCCACACTGCCGGTATCGAGGTGGTCGCGGCCAATCACGATGGGTGCTTTCACTTTACCTGTGCGAACCAAAGCATTAAAAGCCAGTCCCGCCTTTTCCCGTTCCCCCATTCCCAGCCAGCATATCCTTGCAGGTAATCCCTGGAAGGCAATTTTTTCCCTTGCCATTTTCAGCCAGCGGTGAAGTCCCTTATTTTCAGGAAACAGGTTCAATAATAATTCATCCGTAGTATAAATATCATTCACGTCGCCGCTCAATGCCACCCACCGGAACGGGCCTTTTCCTTCGCAAAACAAAGGACGGATATAAGCCGGCACAAAGCCAGGAAAGTCAAAAGCATTTTTTATGCCGCGTCTGTCGTGTGCCTGGCCACGAAGATTGTTGCCATAATCGAATGTGATGGCCCCTCTTTTTTGCAGTTCCAGCATCTGCAGAACATGCTTTGCCATGGTGTCGAGCGATCGTTCAATATATTCATCCGGATTTTTTTCGCGTAAGATTTTGGCTTGCTCTACGGTTAAGTTTTCAGGAAAATAACCGATCAGCTCATCATGGGCTGATGTCTGGTCGGTGAGTGTATCAGGTGTAATTTTTCTATCTAATAAACGCTGCAGTAACTCTACTGCATTACAGCAAACTCCAATGGAAACAGCTTCTCCATTTGTTTTTGCCTGCAGCGCCC
Coding sequences:
- the hutU gene encoding urocanate hydratase; protein product: MLINATITEQQKKTIHAPRGSQLTCKGWVQEAAYRMIQNNLDPDVAERPEDLIVYGGLGKAARNWESYDLILKALRDLNEDETLLVQSGKPVGILPTHKDAPRVIISNSMLVPKWATWEVFRELDAKGLIMYGQMTAGSWIYIGSQGIVQGTYETYLSLAEQHYKGSLKGKLNVTAGLGGMGGAQPLAITMNEGICLTAEMEEWRMKKRIETSYLDKYTADIDEGIDWALQAKTNGEAVSIGVCCNAVELLQRLLDRKITPDTLTDQTSAHDELIGYFPENLTVEQAKILREKNPDEYIERSLDTMAKHVLQMLELQKRGAITFDYGNNLRGQAHDRRGIKNAFDFPGFVPAYIRPLFCEGKGPFRWVALSGDVNDIYTTDELLLNLFPENKGLHRWLKMAREKIAFQGLPARICWLGMGEREKAGLAFNALVRTGKVKAPIVIGRDHLDTGSVASPNRETEAMLDGSDAIADWPILNALINTAGGASWVSVHHGGGVGMGYSIHAGMVIVCDGSEDADRRLKRVLNNDPAIGVIRHADAGYDIAKDTARKFRLDLKERLK